Below is a window of 'Nostoc azollae' 0708 DNA.
TCAAACAAGCGAGCGCGCAGATTTATCATCTGATGTTTGCCTGATTTAGTTATATGTTCTACCAAGAACTCCTCTGTGATTTTGATTGCTTCAATCCACTCCTGCCATTGTTTTGTTGTCACATTACCAACCGTGGACAGTGTGAGCAAATATTCTGCTGCTTGCATTGCTTGGTTAGCTGCGGGCGCTTTTAAATCTATCTCTTCCACTTGGTAGATGGGAATATCTGAGGGTAGTTGGCTGATTAACTGCTCATGAAAACTGCCTAAATCCATTGGTTGAGTTAACTCAAAATCCACAATTTCACCACTGCTGGTGCTACCCAAAGATAAAGCACTGGCTAGAGAAATCCGGGGATGGGGATTAAATCCACCAGTAAAGGCAACTGGTAAACCTGCTCTTCGTATGACTCTATCAAACAAGCGCATTAAATCTAGGTGACTAACTAAAGCCATATCACCATGTTTGCCGAACCGCACTCGTAAACGTTGCAGCTTGGTAGTGTTGGGAATAAAATCACCAGCAAATTTAGGAATCGCAGGTGGCTTAATAAGAATATTGTGACCGAAATCAGTACCACACACACCACAATGAGAACAACCCTCAAAAGAGCAATCGGGAACAATTGCTGCTTCTAGAGCGCGTTTTAGGTCCTCATATAGCCACTGTTTGTCAATTCCAGTATCAATATGATCCCAAGGTAGGGCAATGTCAAGAGGTGATAGCGGAATAGTGATAGGTGAGACTATATCCTGTTCGCGATTCTCTGTTTCCTGTTCCCCGTTGCCTACAGAAAAAAGATTTAACTCGCCATTTTCAACTTGACGGTATTTCCAATCTAGACCAGCTTCAGCGATTGCAGTTCCCCATGCGGAAAAAGCCTGTTCTACATTGTCGTACCAAGAATCCATCCCTGCACCCAATTCCCAAGCACGTCTTAAAACTTTACCTAAGGAGCGATCACCCCTGCCTATAAAGTCTTCCATTGCCGAAAGGCGAATATCAGTAAAATTCACCTTCACATTGCGAATGGGTCGGAATTCTTGTCGCAGTAGGTTTTGCTTGCGCTTAAACTCGGATGTAGAAACCGAATGCCATTGAAACGGTGTATGTGGCTTGGGCGTAAAATTAGAAATCGTCAAATTCAAGCTAAGTAATTTTCTGCCCCTAACGCGGCATTCTTGCTGTAACCAGTTTACCGTTTCCGCAATGCCCAAAACATCAGCATCTGTTTCCCCCGGTAAACCAATCATGAAATACAGCTTGATTTTGTCCCACCCTTGTTCCCAGGCTGTTTTTACTCCCCGCAATAATTCTTTATTTGTCAAGCCCTTATTGATAATATCGCGCATCCGTTGAGTTCCCGCTTCAGGTGCAAAAGTCAAGCTACCTTGGCGCGTACCACCCAAAATATTGGCAATATTCTCATCAAATCTATCCACCCTCTGAGAAGGTAAGGAGAGGGTAATATTTTCATTTTTTAACCGATTTTTGATTTCCATCCCCACTGCTGGCAGAGATAAATAATCAGAACAACTCAAAGATAACAGAGAAAATTCATTGTAACCTGTCGCCTGCATTCCCGCCTCAATTGCTTCTACCACCTGATCTGGTTTCACATCTCGTGCTGGACGAGTCAACATACCTGGTTGACAGAAGCGACAGCCACGAGTACAACCCCGGCGAATTTCGATTGTTAGGCGATCGTGTACTGTTTCAACGTAGGGGACTAAGCCAATAGAATAAGCAGGAATCGGTGTTGCTACTCTGCGGAGAATGCGTCTTGGTACATCAGCACGCAGGGGATGTACTGCACCACCCTCTCCCATGTGATAAAATTGAGGAACATATACACCAGGGATTTGTGCCAAGTCCAGTAAAAGTCCTTCCCGACTTAAAAGAGCCTGTTTACCTTCTGCTAATACCAAGCCAATTTCTGGTAGTAGTTCTTCCCCATCTCCCAAAACAATAAAATCAAAAAAATCGGCGTAAGGTTCGGGGTTAGATGTTGCTGTTTGCCCACCGGCGAAAATCAAGGGCATTGGGGACTGGGAAGATGGATAGGAAGATTTATCTTTCTCCTGCCCCTTGCCTTCTGCCTCTTGCCTCTCTCTCCATGTTAAAGGAATACCCGCCAAATCCAACATTTCTAGGATGTTGGTTGCACCTAGTTCATAACTGAGACTAAAACCTAAAATGTCGAATTCTGTTAGAAAGCGTTTTGACTCTACCGCAAACAAAGGTGTTTGGGTCGTGCGGAGTTTTGCTCCTAAGTCTGGCCCTGGGAGGTAAGCGCGATCACATAATTGATTTGGTTGGGCATTCAAAATATTATAAAGAATGATATGCCCCAAATTAGATGCACCAACCTCATATACTTCAGGGTAAGTTAACACCCAACGTATAGTGGCCTCATCCCAAGGCTTGTGTACTGCTAAACGCTCGTTACCCAGGTAACGGGCAGGTTTTAAAATATCCGGTGTTATTAATTGCTCAACTAAAACAGCCACTTTGCTATCTTCTAGCTACCTTAAATTACAGCTAATCTCCTTCAACTTAGCATTAATTCTGTTTTTCAACCGCATTGCTCATGATTAACTTAGAACTGTTTTACATAAGTTTATATCCTGATCTGTAAACTTATGTTGGGTTATTTGAAGATAAACTGATTTTTCCTCAATTGAGCAGTGCTGGGTAGCGTCTTTGCTAAATTTTTAGGGTGCGGCTCTTTAGTTTAAAGATTGTCATAACTATACTAGAAAATGTGTCTATATATACATTTTTTTTAGGTGACTTAAAAAACAATCTACATAAGATAGTCGAAATGCAGATTAAATCATCTCTGCCCTTAGATATCAGCCTTACTATTGGCTAAAAATTACAGTATCTAAGCCAAAATCTCCTTAAACCCTCTCACTAATTTTTACCTTCAAAATGACAGAAGCAAGGTTGAGAACAAAAAATCTATCTAAAGTCTGTCGTGATCTATATCACTTAAACCCAGATATCTAGATCATTTTTTATACCAATGCTTATCGCAGATAATCAACAACAGTTAAAGTAAGTTTATTCTTTATGATCACACAATACGCGATTCGTCAATTAGTAGAGAAGGCGTTGCACATAAAAAAATTAACGCCAGAAATAGAAAATGAGATTAACTCAGAACTAACCCAACTAGGTTACATCTCTGATGTTGATTATGAAGCTTTAGAACTCTTAATGGCAGAGATGGATGCTGGACGAGTGCAGTTAGTCCCCCGCTGGAGCTAAATTCCACTCATTATCCACCATAAATGCTGAATTATTAAATAGAGTCTTCATAAATTTACAATTGCTGACCATCTTGGGAGGCTTGCCAAAATTGGTAAATGAACTGGTGGAGTTGCTGTTGAGCAGCGAGATCGTTGTCGGCTTTTGGTTCTTTTGGTAAAAGATCACCCAAAAAGCTAATTACTTCTGTATCTAAAGCAGGTCGAAATAAATTTACAGGCCATAACAGATCAGATGCATCTCGCATATCCGTGATCAAGGGTATATCTTGGGTAAAATTAACCAGCATTAAAGGACGCACCCAGCACAAATCTCGAGAAATGACCACTTGAATGACTTCGGCATAAAGATTTCTGTGGCCATAATCCAAAGATAGAATTTGTCCCGGTTGAAAGTTAGAGTTAATATCCATAATCAAGCATTGACAGTATATGCAAGGATTCTGTAGCAGTTTTCTTAATTCTAGAAGTAACGCTAATATAGTATTATGATTACCATTTGATATACAGTAGATTGCAGATCAATGAGGTACAGAATCTCAATTGAAACTTAGACAGAAAGAGAGTTTCACTCCTTACTCCTTACTCATAGTGTATTTCAGTACACAGCACCAGCAATCCTCAGACAGAAAAATTTTTATGCCGGAAATGGGAATAAAATGTTATAAAATTAAGTAAATAAGTGTTAAGCAAACGCTAGGCAGTAACCGCATTGTAGTAAATCAACAATAAAAGAGCAAAGAGTAGTGTCAGTCGAAACCATTGAGAAGCGTTCAACAACCCGCAAGCTCGCGCCTCAGTATCGCGTTTTGCTCCATAACGACGACTACAACTCTATGGAGTATGTGGTTCAGGTGCTAATGACCAGTGTGCCGAGCATTACACAGCCCCAAGCTGTGAATATCATGATGGAAGCCCATAATAGCGGGTTAGCCTTAGTTATTACCTGCGCTCAGGAACACGCTGAGTTTTATTGTGAAACCTTAAAAGGTCATGGTTTAAGCAGCACTATTGAACCTGATTAATAGTCATTGGTCATTGATGAATATATATAAGATTGACTGATGATAATTGACTAATACATGATAAAAATTAATCTATATCAAATCGCTCAACGCCCTGCCCCTTTGAGGCTGGGTTGTTTTATCTTGGTTTTATTACTGCTATGGTTGCCTTTGGCTGTACCAATATACTTGCTAGTACCTTATTCTAATTTAGAAAGCATCTTGACAATCGTCATACTTTATGTTCAGTTTATCTTTTTGCTGAAGCTATGGGGAAAGCAAGTCTATCAGCAACCAAAAATATTAACTCATTATGGTTTAGAGTTTTCCAGTCTAAATGGTGTAAATTTTGTCCAAGGTTTGGCTATTGGCTTAATTAGTATTTTGATTGTATTTAGTTTACAGGGTTTGTTAGGTTGGTTGGTATGGGAACAACCGAAAGTTTTCTTATTGAAAATTATTTTAGAAGGTTTACTAGTTGGTTTCGGTGTTGGTTTTGCTGAAGAATTATCATTTCGCGGTTGGTTGTTGGATGAATTAGAAAGAGATTATGGTTTCAGTTTAGCAACTTGGATAGATTGTATCTTATTTGCTGTCACCCATTTTATTAAACCTTTAGAGTCTATTATTCATACTTTGCCACAATTTCCCGCTTTGGTATTGTTAGGGTTAACCCAGGTATGGGGTAAACGTTTATGTAGAGGAAGGTTAGGATTACCAATAGGTTTACATGGTGGTTTAGTTTCGGGTTATTACATTATTAATGTGGGAAAATTGACAAAATATTCAGGAGTAGTTCCAGACTGGTTGACAGGTGTAAATAATAATCCTTTACAGGGAATATTGGGCGTGTTATTTATGGGTGGACTAGCTTGGTGGATGAGGGGTAAAGCCTTAAAGTTGTATGATTAAATATTTGGTCATTTTACTGTCGTTGATATTTTCTTTGTCTTTCACATCTCCAGCGTTTGCTCTTGTTTGTCACAATTATGATGGATATGAAGTCTGTATTCTTAATATTAAACGCAGTGCTAAGAAATATAGGGAACATAGGGCTGCTATAACTGTTGATGGTGTGAAAGAAAGCACCTGTAGAAGTTCACAATTCTCGTACTAAGTTTAAGGTAAATAAAGATGGGACTGTTTCGGAATTTACAGAGAATAGTCCTGGTGAGATGATTTGTAGTTTTTTTTAAGAACTAATAATAGGATAAATCAACACGTAATCTCTTGTCATGAAATACTTTCGAGCCAAATACCATCAGCTTCTCAAGGTAGACCGGGTTTATTCTATTTATTTCCTGTGGCAAATATGCGCCACATAATAAATGTAGTTATTACCAGATATGCTAGTACAGTTAGCCATTCTTGCCAACGTGATATATCATTCATAAACAAAACTTAGGAGTAAGAAACTGCCTCAAGCACTGTACCAACCAAACAAGCGCGATCTAAATTTACACCGCTGAAATTTGCAGTTTCTAGCTCTGCACAAAGTAAGTTTGCCCCACTTAAATTTGCTCCTGCTAAGTTCGCACCCCGCAAATCAGCTTCTTCCAAATTAGCTTTACTTAATAAAGTTCCTTGTAGATCAGCCTGACTCAAGTCTGCACCTTTAAGATTTGCCCCTGTGAGGTTAGCACCGCGCAAGTCAGCAGCCCGAAAATCAACACCTTGCAAATTTACACTCATCAAATTAGCACCACTCAAGAAAGCACCTGCGAAAGAGGCATCGCGAACTGTAGCACCCATTAAGTTAGCACCACGCAAATTACTACCCCGCAAGTCCGCACTGGTTAAGTTAGCCTGCATCAAGTTTGCTCCCATTAGGTTAGCTCGCAAGTCAGTTTCTTGGAGGTTAGCGCCTATTAAATTCGCGCCTTCTAAATGTGCACCTTCCAGTTTAGAACCTGTAAAGTTAGCACCAACGAGGGTTGCACCGGCTAAGTTGACACAGCTTAAATCTATTTGGGATAGTTCCTCCTCTTCTAAGTCTGCTCCTGGCAGTTGTTTGATTTTTCCTGATCTAATAGCTTCTATGTTCATTGGGGGTAACGATTAATCTTTTCATTGCTTTTACTGTGGCTATCCCATGGAGAATCAAGTAACCACATACCTCTGCTGATTTTTGTTCTCATCAGGGGTAAGTCTAGTCCCTGTTGTAAACCCATCACTAACAAAGTTAGTATATCTATCAGTTTAGGGTCAAAACGGGTAGATTGTTGCTGTCTGCACTCATTTAAGGCTTGAGTAAATACATCTTTTTCACTTGTTTCTGAGTATAATTGTTTGCTAACTTGCCATTGAAAACTTGCTGCTAATGCTAAGATTCTTGACTCTAGGGGAATTTCGTCTCCTGCTAAACCTGCTGGTTGACCTGTTCCATTCCACCACTCAGTTTGGTGGGTGATAATTTCAGCAACTGCTCGCAGTCGTGGCATTGTCCGTAGTGTTTGCGCTCCTGGGACAAGGGAACAGCTTAAAGGACAACTGGGGGCATCTTTTTCGTAACTTGTGGATGCACTGGGAGTGAGTAAGTTTTCTACTCTTTGGAGTGGATCTATACGGTGTAATAACGCGGCAAGACGCAATCTTTTAATTTGCCATGCTGGTAAATCCAATAATTGCCCCATTGTCTCGACAATTGCGACTACTTCTGACGCGGCCATGGGGTTGTTGATCTCTGCTAAATCTACCAGTTGGGCCATCCGTAAAAATGCCTGGATTTCGTTAGAAACTAAGTTACTATCTAGCACTGGGGGAATGGTTAAATTATTTTGTCTTGTTTGCAGGTAATCAACTACGCGGGTAACAACTTTGCTTACATCTTTGGGTGAGATGATGGCAGCTTGAACTGCTTGTTTATGGGTGTTGAGTTTAGTGGTTAGTTCTGGGTTATATTTTTCAATGTGAGCGATCACAAAGTCTGCTGTCTGTCTTACTAATTCAGGCTCAAATGTCCACAAACCATAGAATTTACGCTCTAAATCCGAAGTCGGTAAACCACAACTACCATAATCACTTTCAGATAATTCTTGACAAATTACCATTGCTGTGTATTGGGGTGACAGAATAATCAAGTGCCACTCCTGTCCCACAGGATCATCTGCTTCTAACCCTACTAAATTAACATTAGGTAGCTGACTGGTAGGATGTTCGGCAAAGACAGCATCAGCAGTAGCGATAATCACAATTTCACGGCTTTTTTGGGCAATATCTGCGTATCTATTTGCCTCTTGCAGATACCATTTACCGCGTTGGAATGCCGTTATTACTAAAGGTTGACCTTCTTCAGTTAAAATGTGGTCTTCCAGAGCGTGACACAAAGCGACCAGGGTATTTTTGTAATACACCCTAAAGTGAATCGGCCTTGTACTGTGACGATGGGCTATTTCTAGTTGTTGGAGAATTGAACCTTGTAACATGGAGTTCGAGAGTTGGGGAGTTCGGGAGTCATTAAGGGCAGGTTTTCCCTGCCCACTCAGGACTTCAGGATTTCATTATCCCTGCACGTTGCTTTTCTTTGGCTTCAATTGGTGCAGAAAGTGCTGTTTCTAGTTCGGCACAACCTAATTTTTCTTCTAAGATATTCATAACTTCTCGTCCGAAGTCATTAGGGTTACGTCGCCAAGCTTGTAAACAAATTTCACCAAAGAATGAACCCAATGGTTCAGGATTCCACAGGAGTTTTTTAGCTGTCCAGGGCATCAAACTTATAGGATCATAACCTGGTTTGAGGATACCCTCCTTAAAAGCATATTCTTCCAAGTGGGTATGGGGTTGGAGTCCAATAAAGAAAATTGCAGGTTCGACTTTATCACCACCAAAAATTCGTTCTAGTTCCCGGTGATAAGCAATTGTTTGGCGGATGGTGTCGGGACGTTCGTCAATCACGTTAAAGGAGTAATTGACAGAAACCATATCATTGAAACCCGCTGATTTTAAATCACGGCAATTTTGTAAAACGGTTCGCAGGTTGTAACCCATCCGCATTTTGCGTACAAGTTCTTGAGAACCACTGGTAATGCCGATTTCGAAATAATTCATACCAGTTTTAGCCATCAGGTCACACAACTCTGGTGTTAAGTTGTCTGCTCTAATATATGCTGCCCAATTGATATCAGTCATGCCAGAATCGACAATTTTCTGCAATAGTTCTACAGCATCATCAATATATCTCCGGGCAGGGATAAATTGAGCATCAGTAAACCAGAAGTTTCTAATACCACGATTATATAATTGTCGCATCTCAGCTACGACTTCATCAGCGGGATTAATCCGTACTTGTTTACCTTCAACAACAGTGTAAACACAATAACAGCAGTTGTGGGGACAACCACGCTTAGTTTGGATACCAATGTAGAAATCCTGATCTTGCAAGTAATAGTTAAATTCTGGCCAGATGGTTTCTATATAGTCGTAGTTACAAGCAGTTTTTTCTAGGGGTGTGGGTTGTTCATGAATCAGGCGTTCCCGTGGTTCATTTTCTCCCACTACATAGCAACGTTCATCTCGAAACTCTTGTCCACCTAAAAATTTTGCCAACAGGGTTTCCCCTTCACCTACAGAAATAATTGTTCCTGCTGGTAGGCTTTTACCTAACTGTTCATAAAATACACTGACAGCACCACCACCTACAAGTACACGCCCTTGAGAGTGATATTTTTGGGCGCGTTTTAACCCCCGCTTAATTAGTCCTATGTTACGCCATAATTCGATATAGTAAGCAATGAAGATTCGCAAACCACCTAATGCACCACGCAATTTTATGAATGGGTTTTTAGCATAGTAGAATTCAAAGGCGTTCTGTAGCGGATTACCGCCACGTCCACCCACTGGAGCATATATTTGAATATCCCGCCAAGAAAAGACTAGGAGTGTAGGCTTAAATTCATCAATGTAGGAATCTAGGGCAGCAGCATAATCTAGAGGTGGGACTGTGCCTAAGTCGAAAATCCGCTGTTTAATGTTGGGAAACAGCTTGTGGACATGATCAGAAAGATAAATAACCCCAATGGGAAAGATAGGGTTACAGGGAAGGCGAACGTAAAGTATTCGGTTGTCTATCATAGTTGTTTTACCTGCCATCTTACCAATTTTTAGGGTAAAGCTACATAAGCACCCAGTACACATCTCCAGAAATTAATTAAATATGCGTCATCCAAAACCCTTGTAAAGACTTTCCATGTAAAGCCTCTACCTTCTTTGTTGGAGATGTGCACTTTGAACTTGTGGGTTTGTGTGGTTAATCTTAATTTACCAATATTTATTTTTATTTTGCTTGACTAATAAATGAGCTAATGCTCATACGCGTAAATTGTCTTAGCTTAAAAGTGATAAAAACTGAAATTGCCTGGCACTACAATTAGTGGATGGATCAACACTAACTACTTCATTCGATTTCACTGCGGGTAATTTTAGCAACTATAAAGGAAAAATTAGCTCGCCTCAAAATTACTAAAATCTCAAAGCAAGCTAATCCTTATTGATACTTGTATTCTTGTTCTTCGTGCCTTAGTACTTCGTTTGTCTTAAAGCTGCTTAACTTCCGAAACCAACTTAGCCACCATATCCTTAGCACTACCAAACAACATCGTTGTGTTATCCTTATAAAACAACTCATTATCAACACCAGCAAAACCTGCACTCATCCCGCGCTTAATCACAATAGTCTGCTTTGCCCGATCAACTTCTAAAATCGGCATTCCATAAATAGGACTATTCGTATCATTACGGGCTGCTGGATTCACTACATCATTAGCACCAATCACTAATGCTACATCAGCTTGTTGAAACTGGGGATTAATATCATCCATGTCGTACAACTGGGTATAAGCCACATTAGCCTCAGCCAATAATACGTTCATGTGTCCAGGCATTCTCCCTGCAACAGGGTGAATCGCATATTTAATATCCACACCCATACGTTCTAGTTGATCTGCCAACTCACGGACGCTATGCTGTGCTTGAGCAACCGCCATACCGTATCCTGGTACAATCACTACAGAACGGGCATATCCCAACATCATTGCCCCTTCTTCCGGATCGATACTGCGCACTGTTTGATTACTTGCACCAGCGACTGCATCACCAGTAGCGGTAGACACTGAACCAAAGGCACTAAATAAGACACTGAATAATGACCGGTTCATAGCCTTACACATAATCTCTGTCAGGATTAAACCAGAAGCACCCACCAAAGCACCAGCGATGATTAACATGTTGTTCATCACCACAAAACCCGCAGCAGCAGCAGCTACACCTGAGAGGGAGTTCAACAGGGAGATTACCACGGGCATATCACCGCCACCAATTGGTAGTACAAACATCACACCCAATACCAAGGAGACAGCTACCACCGCTAAAAAGATGGGTAAACTATCCGGCGACATGATTAAATAGGCACTTCCGGCTATATATGTACCTAAAAGGAAGAGGTTAAATGGTTGTTGCAAAGGAAAGGTTATCGGTGTGCCACTAACTAAACCTTGCAATTTCGCAAAAGCGAGAAAACTTCCAGTTAATGTCACACCACCGATTAACACATCCAACAACATGGAAATGTTGACATGAAGGGGAATAGGTTGAGAACTTCCTAATAACCGCGAAAATTCGGCAACTGCTATAAGTGCGGAAGATGCTCCACCCAAACCGTTGAGTAAACCCACCATTTGTGGCATTTCGGTCATTTGCACTTTGTAAGCTACAACAGCACCAATAACTGAACCAATGGACAAACCTACTAAAATCATTTCGTAATTTAATACTTGCTGATCTAGCATTGTTGCGATAATTGCTAACAGCATTCCCACCGCAGCGACAAGATTACCGTTTCTGGCTGTAGCTGGTGAACCGAGTTTTTTCAAACCTAGAATGAATAATGATGCAGCGACTAAGTACGTCAGCTGAATCCCAGTGGGTAAAAAGTCGCTCATGCTTTCACTTCCTTTCTTTTGAACATTTGTAGCATTCTATCTGTAACGAGGAAACCACCGACAACGTTAACCATTGCCAAAATTAGAGCTACTAAACCGAGAATTACAGATAAATCGGTGTTCTTCTCCCCCGCAGCAAGTATTGCACCAATTACGGAAATACCTGAAATGGCGTTTGAACCCGACATTAAGGGAGTATGGAGTGTGGGGGGAACTTTGTTGATAACTTCAAAGCCAATGAAAGAGGCTAAGACGAGTACAAATAAGGCGGCGAGTAATGCTTCTGTCATGTCTATTTTGGATTGAATGAAGAATTGGGTTTCGCGCAATCGCTTTTAGCGTTCGTCTAAAATGCTGGAGGCATATCTCCTAAGAGTCGTCGCTAAGCTGCAAAGACGTAAAGAAAGGGAAGGAATATATCTCATCCATTCATCTGTGTTCTAAATCTTTTTGCGCTGGTGGTTAAACTGTGGCTGTCTGTAGGGCTTCTTTGATTCGTTGGTTTCTAATTTCTACACCATGAGTAATGCAAGCTGCGTCTACGATGTCATCACCAAAGTTGATTTGCAAGGCTTTGTCCTTGATTAGTAGTTGCATTAATGAGGTAATGTTTTTTGCATACAGTTGGCTGGCGTGTACTGGCATGGATGAGGGGAGATTGATGGGTCCAATAATTGTTACGCCGTTCCAAACTATGTCTTTACCTGGTGCAGTACAAGCGCAGTTTCCACCCTGTTCTGCAGCTAAATCCACAATCACAGAACCGGGTTTCATTGCTCTTACCATTTCTTCTGTCACGAGAATGGGGGCCTTTCTCCCTGGTACTTGGGCTGTGGTAATTACTACATCTGAGTTTTTGACGTGGGTGGCTACTAGTTGTTGGGTACGTTTTTTGCTGTCTTCGGAGATTTCTTTGGCATAACCACCTGCGGCTACGGTGTCTTCTTCTAGTTTGACTTCTATGAATTTCGCGCCTAAGCTTTGTACTTCTTCTTTCACGGCTGGGCGAATATCAAAGGCTTCTACTACTGCTCCTAGTCTACGGGCTGTGGCGATCGCTTGCAATCCTGCTACACCTGCTCCCATAATAAATACTTTGGCTGGGGCGATCGTCCCAGCAGCGGTGGTTAACATTGGAAAATATTTTGGTAATGCTGCTGCTGCTAACAGTACGGTTTTATATCCTGCTAATGATGCTTGGGAAGATAAAGCATCCATGCTTTGCGCCCTGGTAGTACGAGGGATTAATTCCATACTTAACGCTGTAATTTGCCTATTTGCCAATTTCTGCGCTATGACAGGATTACCCAAGGGATTCAAAAAGCTGATTAAAACTGATCCTGGTTTGAGTAAGTCAATTTCTGAACGTCCATCTTCTCTATCTTGGGGAGGACTTACTTTCAGTAATATATCCGCCTCACTCCATAATGTCGCTACATCACTGATAATTTTTGCACCTGCTGCTTCATAGTCTGCATTTGTGAAATATGTTTTGTCTCCAGCACCACTTTCTACATAAATTTCTAAACCCTGTTTGACCAATTTAGCTACAATGTCAGGAATTAATGACACACGACGTTCACAAACTTCAATTTCTTTAGCAACTGCTATTTTCATGGAATCTCCTGAAGATAAATACCTACATATCTACTAACTATGGAATTCCTCTGTTGAAGGATTTCCGCGACTTATGGTATATAAGCGGGTAATGTCAGCCCTGATTTTTTTAGTAGATTTCAAATTCAACTCTGTCTTCTCCACTCTTAGTTTCTCTCCCCCAGCAAAGCTTGATTATGTCAATGAAAAAGCATATACCTATCCTAGATAGTTGGATACTAATTTACTTATTGCACATCTTATGGTCTTTTTCTAATGTTAT
It encodes the following:
- a CDS encoding NAD(P)(+) transhydrogenase (Re/Si-specific) subunit beta: MSDFLPTGIQLTYLVAASLFILGLKKLGSPATARNGNLVAAVGMLLAIIATMLDQQVLNYEMILVGLSIGSVIGAVVAYKVQMTEMPQMVGLLNGLGGASSALIAVAEFSRLLGSSQPIPLHVNISMLLDVLIGGVTLTGSFLAFAKLQGLVSGTPITFPLQQPFNLFLLGTYIAGSAYLIMSPDSLPIFLAVVAVSLVLGVMFVLPIGGGDMPVVISLLNSLSGVAAAAAGFVVMNNMLIIAGALVGASGLILTEIMCKAMNRSLFSVLFSAFGSVSTATGDAVAGASNQTVRSIDPEEGAMMLGYARSVVIVPGYGMAVAQAQHSVRELADQLERMGVDIKYAIHPVAGRMPGHMNVLLAEANVAYTQLYDMDDINPQFQQADVALVIGANDVVNPAARNDTNSPIYGMPILEVDRAKQTIVIKRGMSAGFAGVDNELFYKDNTTMLFGSAKDMVAKLVSEVKQL
- a CDS encoding Re/Si-specific NAD(P)(+) transhydrogenase subunit alpha produces the protein MKIAVAKEIEVCERRVSLIPDIVAKLVKQGLEIYVESGAGDKTYFTNADYEAAGAKIISDVATLWSEADILLKVSPPQDREDGRSEIDLLKPGSVLISFLNPLGNPVIAQKLANRQITALSMELIPRTTRAQSMDALSSQASLAGYKTVLLAAAALPKYFPMLTTAAGTIAPAKVFIMGAGVAGLQAIATARRLGAVVEAFDIRPAVKEEVQSLGAKFIEVKLEEDTVAAGGYAKEISEDSKKRTQQLVATHVKNSDVVITTAQVPGRKAPILVTEEMVRAMKPGSVIVDLAAEQGGNCACTAPGKDIVWNGVTIIGPINLPSSMPVHASQLYAKNITSLMQLLIKDKALQINFGDDIVDAACITHGVEIRNQRIKEALQTATV
- a CDS encoding NAD(P) transhydrogenase subunit alpha; amino-acid sequence: MTEALLAALFVLVLASFIGFEVINKVPPTLHTPLMSGSNAISGISVIGAILAAGEKNTDLSVILGLVALILAMVNVVGGFLVTDRMLQMFKRKEVKA